The genomic window GTGTTGCGCCTTGTCGTACCTCTTGCAGAGGCCCCTCAGGCCCGGTATAGGGGGCTGCACTTCACGGCCAGGTAGCTCATCTGGTTAGAGCGGCGGTCTCATAATCCGCAGGTAGTCGGTTCAAGTCCGACCCTGGCCACAAGCCCCGTCCCCGGTTCTTCCTGGGACGGGGCTTTTTTCGTTCCCCCTGCCCCGCAAACGCCAAGGCCGGAGGCCACTGAGTTCCCTCAGCAGCTCCCGGCCTCGGTGCTTCCCTCAGGCCCTGCAAGGGCCCCTCGGGCTTCCGCCTACTGCTTCTGCCACACCCTCACGTAGTCCACGTACATGTACAGCGGGAAGTCGGCCTGGTTGGGCTGCGCGTACCCCGTGAACTGACCGCTCAGGGCCAGGTTCAGGATGATGTAGAACGGCCGGTGGAACTCCTCCTTGTTCGCCGCCGTGATGTCCACCGTGTGCACCGGCGTCGGGTGCGACTCACGGTCCACGTACCAGCGGATCTGCGTCGGCTCCCACTCGATCGTATACAGGTGGAACTGCGTGACGTTGCCCACGTTGATGTTGCTGGGCTGCTCGTTGTTCAGCCCGTTGCCCCACGGGAACAGCCCCGTGCGCGAATCCCAGAACAGGTTCTGGAACGTGTTCGTCTCCGTGTTCCGGTGCTCCATGATGTCGATCTCGCCGCAGCTCGACCAGTTGGTCGCCATCACGTCGTAGTAGGACGTCGGCGCCGCGTAGTTGCTCGTGTAGCCGTCATCGCACGCCGTCCCCATCATCCAGAACGCCGGCCAGGTGCCGATGGCATTGGGCATCGCGATCCGCGCCTCGATGCGCCCGTACTTCCACGACTTCTTCCCCTTCGTCGTGATGCGCGCCGAGCGCTGGTACCAGTTGCGCCCCGCCACCACCAACGGCGTGTTCGTGTAGTCCGCACGAATCACCAGGTTGCCGTTCTGCTGGTACGCGTTCTCCGGCCGGTACCACTCCCACTCCCCGTTGCCCCACCCCACGAAGCTGCCCTGGTTGTAGCCGTTGCCCACGTGGTAGTTCCAGTTGGCAGAGCTGGGCTGGCCCGACCCGCTGAACGTGTCCTCCCACACCACCGTCCAGTTCCCCGTCCCGCCTCCTCCGCCGCCACTGCCTGTCATCGTGAACTGCGCCCACGCCGTGTCGATCGCGCCGCCGCTCGAGTTACCAATCGTGAAGAAGTAGCGGACCGTGGCGCCGCTCGGAATTCCCGTCACGCTGTAGGTGTGGTTCGTGCCGCTGGCCACCATCCGGTAGTTGAGCTGGCCCCCACCGTTGATCGTGTAGTGCAGATCCGCCCACGGAGCCCCGTTGACGTAGAACTGCACGCTCGACGCCGACGTGACGTTGTAGCCCGACGTCTGCGCCCGGGCCTCCGTCGTGAACATCACCGCCAGCGCTACCGCCAGCACCTGCGCCGCGAGCACTCCCCTGAAGCCGATTGAAGGACTTCCTCGCATCTCGATCTCCTTGGTCGAAGGAATACTGGAACGCCGTGTAATTCCAGTTTCCCCAGGAGCCAAGGATTTTGTGAAAGCCCATTCACGATTTTCAGGCCCTACCCCTGTACACCTCGGGGCAGAGCTGTTCGGTTCATGACAGCGCTTGCGTCACCGCGGCGTGGGGGGCCGTCTGGGAGCGCTGCGACTCGATGAAGGCCCGGTACCAGTACGCGCTGTCCTTCAGCACGCGCCGCTGGGTGCCGTAGTCCACGTACACCAGGCCGAACCGCTTCTGGTATCCCGACGCCCACTCGAAGTTGTCGAGGAAGCTCCAGGCGAAGTAGCCGCGGACATCCACTCCCTGGCTGCGCGCGGCGTTCATCGCCGCGAGGTGCTGCTCCAGGTACGCCACGCGCTGCACGTCATGCACCGCGCCCCCCTCCAGCCGGTCGACGAACGCGGCGCCATTCTCGGCGATGTAGATGGGGGGCAGGCGGTAGTCGCGCGCCAGCCGCACCAGCAGATCCGTCAACCCTTGCGGATAGATCTCCCACCCCATGTCCGTGAACCCCAGCTCGCCCGGAGGCGTCGCCGCGGGGTCCTCGGCATGGATGAAGTTGCGCATGTAGTAGTTGATGCCCAGGAAATCGAGCGGCTGCCGGATCAACGCCAAGTCCCCCGGCTCCACGTCGGGCGCGTCCTCCCCCAGGTGCTCGAGCACGTCCCGCGGGTAGCTGCCCTGGAACAGCGGGTCCATGTACCAGCGCAGCCCCAGGCCATCCTCCAGGCGCGCCTTCGCCCGGTCCGCCGCCACGGGGCGAGCCGGATAGCTGGGCGACAGGTTCAGGACGATGCCCAGCGGCACCCTCGGCACCAGCGTGCGCAGCGCCTGCACCGCCAGGCCGTGCGCCACCAGCAGGTGGTGTGACACCTGCATCGCCAGCTGCCTGTCTCGGAGGCCGGGAGCGAAGATGCCCTTCTCGTGCCCCAGCGTGGCCACCACCCAGGGCTCGTTGAAGGTGCAGAGGCTCTCCAGGCGGTCGCCCAGGCGACGCGCCACCACCTCCGCGAAGTCCACGAAGCGCAGGGCCGTGTCCCGCTGCCCCCACCCTCCCTCGTCCTGCAGCGCCTGCGGCAGATCCCAGTGGTAGAGCGTCAGGTGAGGCCGCAGGCCGCGCGCCAGGATGCCGTCCAGCAGCCGATCGTAGAAGTCGAGCCCCCTGGCGTTCGTGGGACTGCGCCCCGTGGGCTGAATCCGCGGCCACGCCACCGAGAAGCGGTAGGCGTTGACCCCCAGCGCCACCAGCAGATCGAGGTCCTCCTCCCACCGGTGGTAGTGGTCGCACGCCACCTCCCCCGTGTCGCCGCGGGCGATGGTGCCCGGCACCTGGCTGAAGGTGTCCCAGATCGACGGGCCACGCCCATCCTCGGAGACCGCACCTTCAATCTGATAGGCGCTGGTAGCGACGCCCCACTGGAACTCGTCGGGAAGCAGGCTGGAAGGCATCGTGACTCCTCGGAGCCTCGAGGGCTCACCGGAAGGATGTCACGTCCGCCGCCAGAACTGAAAGCGCTTTCGAGACCTCAGGGGCCGCGCCGCCGCATGGTCGACTCGCGGACGATGACCTGCAGGGGGATGGTGGGGATGGCGTAGTCCTGGCCGTGGATCAGCCCCAGCATCGCGTCGCCGGCGATCTTCCCCAGGTCGTACGCGGGCTGGCGCACGGTGGTGAGTGGCGGCGTGGTGTAGAGCGAGGAGGGCAGATCATCGAAGCCGATGATCGACATGTCCTCCGGCACGCGGATGCCCTTGCGGTACAGCGCGAGCCTGGCGCCGTAGGCCATCTGATCGTTGGCGACGAACAGCGCCGTGAAGTTCAGCCGCGTCTCCAGCAGCTGGTTCACCGCCAGCAGGCCGCTGGACTCGTGGAAGTCCCCCGTGGCGATCAGGCGCTCATCCACCGGCAGGCCGTGCTCCCTCAGCGCCCGGCGGTAGCCCTCCAGACGCTGCTGGGCATCGACGTTCGCCTCGGGCCCGGCGATATGGGCGATGCGCGTGTGGCCGAGCTCGATCAGGTGGCAGGTGGCCTCGTAGCCCGCCTGCTCGTTGTTGGCCTGGATGCTGACGACATTGGGGCCGTGCAGGTTGCGGCCGGTGATGACCAGCGGCAGGCGCGCCGCGTACTCCATCAGCGAGGCGTCGTCGATCATGCCCGTCAGCACGATGACCCCATCCACGCGGCGGGCCACCAGCAGCGACATGCACTCGACTTCCTTCTCCTTCTTCCAGTGGCCGCTCACGAACAGCGGCGCGTAGCCCGCCTTGGCCAGGCTGTCCTCGATGCCCTTGAGGGCCTCGTTGAAGAAGGGGCTGGCGATGTCCTGGGTGATCACCCCCACCGACATCGAGCTGCCGCGCGCCAGGCCCTGGGCCATCACGTTGGGGCGGTAGTTGAGGTCGGCGATGGCACGCTCCACGGCCTGACGCTTGCTGTCCCTCACACGAGCAGTGCCGTTGAGGATGCGCGACACCGTGCTGGGTGACACTCCGGCTCGACGGGCTACTTCCTCCAGTGTCACAGGGGCGTTACCGCGGCCATCCATGGGAGGACTCCTTAACACATCCTCCGCATGAGAGCGCTCTCAAAGCGGGCCGGCCGCGTGCGGGCCTGTCCGAAGGGGCAGCTCCTGGCTGACTGCTCGCCCTACGCCGCCGGTTGCGCCTCGATGCCCAGCGCCTCGTGGGCGAAGCGGAACATGCGCTCGCGCAGCTGCTCGAGCGCCTGGCGCGGCAGCCGGCCGGAGCGGTCCGCCGCGTCCTCCAGCTTCTCCTTGCAGCGCAGGTCCATGCACAGGCACACCCCCACGCGGCGCTTGCTGTTCACGTCCGTCGTCAGCAGGCCCACCTCGCTCGACGAGCCGGTGCTGTGGCACCAGTCGCAGATGCGCGAGCCCAGCCCGCTGTCCGAAGTGTCGCGACGGAAGATGATTCCAATGGGCTTGCGGCTGCCCGGCGCGGCGAACACCAGGTACACCCGCGCCCCCGAGGTCTCCGTCCACGCCAGGTAGTCGCGGACGAAGAGCGGGAAGGTGACGCCCTCGGGCATCTCAATGACCCGGCGGTCAGGCGAGCGGAAGGACTCGATGAGCGCCCGGTCGGTTTCGAGTCGGAACACGGCTGCTCCTTGGGAGAGGGACTGTCCCTAACAGCCAGCCCCTCCCGAATCCACCTCGGCTGGCGGGCTACCGAGCCCCTGCCCGGCTCAGTACACCCACGCCTCCACGCCGCGCCCCGGCACCAGCTCGTCGCGCTTCACGTGCTCGTGGCCCGTGGCCTTGCCCAGCTCCAGCAGCGACTTCAGCCGCAGCAGGTCGTCGTCCATCTGCTTCTTGGGGTCCGCCCCCAGCAGCTTGGCGAACGCGTGGCCGATGATGCCCGCCGGCGGGTTGTACGACAGCCGGATGTCCAGCCGCGTCCGCCCTCTTCCCGCATCCTCGAAGCGGATGGTGCCCTCGTTCTCCACCATCGCGCCCTCCACGCTCCGCCACGACAGCAGCCGCCCCGGCTCAATGCGGGTGGTGATCGCTTCCCACTCGAAGATGATCCCCGCGGGCCCTCGCACCCTCCAGTGAGAGCGGCCGTCCTGGGACATCCACACGTCCTCCACGTGGCTCATGAAGCGCGGGAAGTTGTGCATCGCCTGCCAGAAGGCGAACACCTCGTTCACCGGCGCGTTCACCGTGATGTCCTTCTGGAACGACAGCGCCATCCGCCCCGCCCCCACCCCCGTCAGGTGCTTCAGATCGAGGTTGGTCAGGCTCCGCAGCCCCAGCAGCAGCCCCGCGCCCGCCAGCGCCGGCCTCAGCACGCCGCGCCGGGACAGCCCGTAGCCGATCATCCCCAGCCCCCCCAGGCTCGCCAGGAAGCGGGCCGTCGGGGACCAGTGGTGCTGCAGCAGCTCCGGACGCTCTCCGGGCCGGCTCACTCCGCCTTGCAGGTCCGGGTGGTTGCCCGCCTGCGTGTGCGGCTCCAGATCGTCATCGATCTCCCGCACGCCCCGCACGCTCCGCACCCGCGCGAGCACCCGCTTCACCTCGCTGGCCAGGATGGTGCCCTCGAGTTCCACCTGCCCGTGCCGGCAGGCCACCCGGATGGCCCCGGGATGCGAACAGACACGGCCGAGCGCGGACCGCACGCGCGCCTCGAGCGTCACGTCGTCCACCTGTTCCTCCTGCAGCCGCCCCTGGAGCTTGAAGTAGAGCCCGCGCGCGCGGTGCTCCATGTCCCGCGCCACCACCTCGAGCGCGTCCGCCGCTCCGTAGAGCATGTGCCGGGCCTTCTCCCGGACATGGGCTCGACGCCCGCCGCCGCTGCGCGGATCCGCCCAGTACATCAGCCCCGCTCCGAGCCCCACGCCACCGAGTGCCCACCCTGCCCTGGTCATCGCTGGCCTCCTTTGTGTTCGCCCCCTCAACGTGAAGGCGACATCGTCCCCGAGCAGCAGCCGAGCGAGGAACGCCTCCAACGTCCGCCTCTCTCTCGCCGCCCGGCCGTCTGCCCTCCAGCCAACTGTTTTTTTGACGGGACGCCGGGTCGACCTCCTAATGCCACCCACAGGCCAGTAGCGGCCTGTAGCAGCTCGCCCAGGAGGCCCCTGATGCAGGATGGCAACATGAGCCCGCTGAGCGCCGACACCTCGTCGGCCGCTCCGCTCGATACCGGTGACCGCCGCGCCAGCCCCGAGGCCGAGGTCGTCTCCACCCACGTGCTCGTCGGCGAGGAGCAGGTGCAGAAGCTGCGCGAGCTGTCCCGGCGCACCCGCATCGCGCAGAGCGAGTACCTGCGCGAGGCCGTGGAGGATCTGCTCGCCAAGTACGGCCGCAACGGAGGCGAGCCGTGACGACCGCCTCCCCCACGGACACCCGCCACGTCCGCGAGGTGCTGCCGCTGGGGCTCATGCGCGATCTGCCCGGCATGAGCGCCGCGCTGCCTGCGCCGCCCGCCGAGCCGCCCTCGTCCATCAAGGCGGCCATCGTCCGCTGGCTCAACGCGGAGCTGTAGTCCCCGCCGCGGCGACGCGGCTCCGGCTCACGCCACCGGAGCCGAGGCCTCGCCCTCCTTGTCCAGCTTCGTGGCGATGTCCTTGAAGGACATGTGCCCGATGGACAAGAGGATGAGGCCGAAGCCGATCTGCTGCACCGTCTGGCACAGCCACACCACGTTGGCGTAGGCCAGCCCGCTGTTGTTCACCACCGCCGCGGGCAGGAAGAGGCTCAGCCCCACCTTCGTCGCCGCCTGGAAGGTGCCCATCATCCCGGGCGCCGCCGGGATCATCAGCCCCACCACCAGCACCGTCATCACCACGTAGGCCTGGAACAGCGACAGGCTCATGGGCTGGCACGCCGCGTCCGCGCCCACGCAGCCGAAGGCCCGCGACAGCAGCGCCATGCCCGCGCCGTTCAGGCCCCAGTACACCAGCGTGAGCAGGAAGAAGAAGGTGAGCTGCCTCGCGCTCGGCAGCTGGCGCATCGCGCCCACGAAGCCGTCCACGATGTCCGCCATCTTGTGGGCCACGCCCGGCAGGAAGCGCCCCACCGTGATGCGCACCAGGTTCACCGCGCGGTCATGCTGCCAGCGCGCGAAGAGCAGGAAGGCCAGCCCGCCGCCGAACACGGCGAACATCAGCGTGGAGCCCAGCTTCACGTAGCGGATCTCCGCCGTCTCCCCCGGGATGAAGAAGAGCAGCACCCGCAGCAGCGTGGCCACCAGCAGGCCGTCGGTGATGCGCTCCAGCACCACGGACGTCATCGCCGCGCTGCGCCGGATGGAGCTGCGCTGGGCGATCAGGAAGGGACGGGCGAACTCGCCCAGCCGGAACGGCAGCACCAGCAGCATCATGAAGCCGATGCCGGAGGCCTCGTTGAGCGGCCGGAACGGCACCCGCTCCATGCCCGACAGCAGGCATCCCCAGCGCAGCGTCCGGCAGATGTGGATGAGGGTGAGGATGCCCAGATAGGGCAGCACGTAGGAGTAGTCCGCGGAGCGCAGGCTGGCCCACTGAGACTGGACGTCCGTGTCCCGGAACGCCCACCACGTGAACAGGAGGGTGACCAGCAGGCTGGCCACGAGCTTGAGGGCACGCTTCACAGCGGGCGGGTATACCGTCAGTCCCCCTCGGACTCCAGTGTCTCCCCCGCCAGCAGACGTGCTGGGTTGCCTCGCATGAGGCGAGCGAAGGCCTGCTCCCCTGCCCTGGAGCGCAGCTCCGCGAGCGCCCGCCCTACCCAGTCCCTCGCCCCCACCGGCGCGTGCAGATCCGTGGCGCCCAGCGCGTACAGCCCGTCCTCCAGGAAGGCGCGCGCCAGCTTCCTCGCCGTCCCTCCGTAGCGCCCGGTGAGCGCGCCCACGTCGAGTTGCAGCAGCGCCCCGGAGCGCACCGCCTCCGCCGCGCGCCCCTTGCGCTCGAACTCCAGGCAGCGCTCGGGGTGCGCGAGCACGGGCGTCACGCCCTTGGTGCGGATGCGGAAGAGGATGTCCAGCAGCGGCGGCACCGGCGTCGTGTACGGCAGCTCCACCAGCACGTACCGGCCCGCGCCCAGCATCCGCGCCGCGGGCGTGCCCAGGCCGCGCAGGAAGGCGTCATCCAGCACGTTCTCCGCGTTGCGCCCCAGCGTCAGGGGGATCCGCTCCCGCTCCAGCGCGGCGCGCAGCTCGACGAGCCGGGACTCGATGACCTCTGGCGGCGCGTACTCGGGGCGCGCATGCGGGCTGGGCGCCACCGCCGAGAAGCCCAGGTCGACCAGCGCCCGCGCCATCTCCAGGCTGTCCTCCAGGGTCTTCGCCCCGTCGTCCACGCCCGGCAGCAAGTGGCAGTGCAGGTCGACCCAGCCGCTCACGCGTCGCTCCGCCGATCGGGATGCTCCGGCGGCAGCTCGTCCTCTCGCTCATCCGTCAGCCGCTCGGGCACGCGGTACTCCTCTCCCAGCCAGCGGCCGAGATCCACCGCCCGACAGCGGCGGGAGCAGAACGGGTACGAGACATTCTCGGCGCGCGGCGCCACGGGCTTCTGGCAGATGGGGCAAACGGAGTGCGACATGGTATCTCCTGGACTCATAAGCCCTGTGGTCGCCACGTTCCAGGGAGCGCAGCGGGCAGAGGCCCTGGTTTCCCACCAGGGCGGCAGAGGGATCTGTCACACCCACACCGTAATATTGCAACAGCCATGCAGCTCTCCCTACGATGGCAGCAGACCGACCCAGCTGCCCCCGCGCTGTTCGGCGAGTCCCGGAGCGAACGATGAACCAGGCAATGAGCCGTCGTCTCCGCCCTTGCGGTCTGCTGCTGCTCGTCCCCGTGCTGATGGCGAGCACGTCCCCGAGCCTGGCGGTGACGGGTCCGCCGCATCACCTGGCCATCGTGGGGCTGCCCCCCGAGCTCCTGTTGAACGCCTGCATCCCGCTGTCCGTGGAGGTCCATGACAGCAACGGCGCGGAGGTCAAACCGCTGGCTCCCGTCCAGGTCACCCTGAGCAGCACCCTGCTCGGGGGCACCTTCCACGAATCGAGCTCCTGCACCAGTCCGCCGATCACCGCCGTGCTCATCCCGACGGACAACTCTGGCCGGCTGTTGTGGTTCCGGGCGTCCGTGCTCGGAGCGGTGGCGCTCTCCGCTTCCGATGGGATGGGGGGACTGGATGATGCCGGCTCCGGGGTGCGCTCCGTGGTGGCGTCCCTCACCAGCCGGCTCGAGCTCTCCGGGGTGCCGCCGCTCGTGCAGGCCGGAGTTCCGATCACCGTCACCGTGACGGCGAAGAACGCCAACGGCATCGCCTCTGGCTACGCGGGCACCATCCACTTCACCTCCACAGCGCCTCGCAAGGTGCTCCCGCAGGACTACACCTTCAATCCGGCGCTGGACGGAGGCTCGAAGTCGTTCTCCGTCACGTTCCAGTCCACCGGCGCATGGGAGCTGAAGGTCGAGGACCTCCATGACATGGTGCTCCAGCACCAGCTTCCCAGCATCCCGGTGGCACCGGGCCCTGCCTTGCGCTTCGAGGTGGTCGTGCCCCCGCTCGTCACGGCCGGAGAGCAGTTCGAGGTCCGGGTCATCCCCCGAGACGCGGAAGGGAACGAGGCGTCCTTCGCCGGCCAGGTGAAGTTCTCGACGACGGTGCCCAAGTTCAAGCTCCCGGAGGACACGAGCTCCCACTATCAGTTCCCCACGGAGTTCAACGCCACGCTCTACAGCGCCAGCCCGACGCAGCAGACCATCACGGTGACCGATCTGTCTTCCGGCCAGGGCATCACGGGCAGTGGCCAGACCGTGGTCCAGCATGGCCCGCTGGCGAGGATCGCGGTGAAGACGTCTCCCAACCCGGTGCCCGCCTGCGGGCATGTGAAGATCGAGCTGGAAGCGCTGGACGCCTGGGACAATGTGCTGGTGGACGAGCCCATCACCGGAGTGTCGATCTGCAAGCCCCAGAGCCGCTCCGCAACCTTCGTCAGCACCACCCTCCAGACCTCGATCCCCTCCAGCTACTGCATCAGCGGCGTGCTCATGGGACGGGCAGAGGCGCTCTGGAAGAACTCGGAGGGTGAAGACGTCGAGTTCTCCCTCTCCTACGGCTCCAGCGGGAGGACGTCCTTCACGGTCGTCTGGGAGGAGGGACTGCCCAACCCC from Hyalangium gracile includes these protein-coding regions:
- a CDS encoding glycoside hydrolase family 16 protein codes for the protein MRGSPSIGFRGVLAAQVLAVALAVMFTTEARAQTSGYNVTSASSVQFYVNGAPWADLHYTINGGGQLNYRMVASGTNHTYSVTGIPSGATVRYFFTIGNSSGGAIDTAWAQFTMTGSGGGGGGTGNWTVVWEDTFSGSGQPSSANWNYHVGNGYNQGSFVGWGNGEWEWYRPENAYQQNGNLVIRADYTNTPLVVAGRNWYQRSARITTKGKKSWKYGRIEARIAMPNAIGTWPAFWMMGTACDDGYTSNYAAPTSYYDVMATNWSSCGEIDIMEHRNTETNTFQNLFWDSRTGLFPWGNGLNNEQPSNINVGNVTQFHLYTIEWEPTQIRWYVDRESHPTPVHTVDITAANKEEFHRPFYIILNLALSGQFTGYAQPNQADFPLYMYVDYVRVWQKQ
- a CDS encoding GH1 family beta-glucosidase; translation: MPSSLLPDEFQWGVATSAYQIEGAVSEDGRGPSIWDTFSQVPGTIARGDTGEVACDHYHRWEEDLDLLVALGVNAYRFSVAWPRIQPTGRSPTNARGLDFYDRLLDGILARGLRPHLTLYHWDLPQALQDEGGWGQRDTALRFVDFAEVVARRLGDRLESLCTFNEPWVVATLGHEKGIFAPGLRDRQLAMQVSHHLLVAHGLAVQALRTLVPRVPLGIVLNLSPSYPARPVAADRAKARLEDGLGLRWYMDPLFQGSYPRDVLEHLGEDAPDVEPGDLALIRQPLDFLGINYYMRNFIHAEDPAATPPGELGFTDMGWEIYPQGLTDLLVRLARDYRLPPIYIAENGAAFVDRLEGGAVHDVQRVAYLEQHLAAMNAARSQGVDVRGYFAWSFLDNFEWASGYQKRFGLVYVDYGTQRRVLKDSAYWYRAFIESQRSQTAPHAAVTQALS
- a CDS encoding LacI family DNA-binding transcriptional regulator, with amino-acid sequence MDGRGNAPVTLEEVARRAGVSPSTVSRILNGTARVRDSKRQAVERAIADLNYRPNVMAQGLARGSSMSVGVITQDIASPFFNEALKGIEDSLAKAGYAPLFVSGHWKKEKEVECMSLLVARRVDGVIVLTGMIDDASLMEYAARLPLVITGRNLHGPNVVSIQANNEQAGYEATCHLIELGHTRIAHIAGPEANVDAQQRLEGYRRALREHGLPVDERLIATGDFHESSGLLAVNQLLETRLNFTALFVANDQMAYGARLALYRKGIRVPEDMSIIGFDDLPSSLYTTPPLTTVRQPAYDLGKIAGDAMLGLIHGQDYAIPTIPLQVIVRESTMRRRGP
- a CDS encoding FBP domain-containing protein, producing MFRLETDRALIESFRSPDRRVIEMPEGVTFPLFVRDYLAWTETSGARVYLVFAAPGSRKPIGIIFRRDTSDSGLGSRICDWCHSTGSSSEVGLLTTDVNSKRRVGVCLCMDLRCKEKLEDAADRSGRLPRQALEQLRERMFRFAHEALGIEAQPAA
- a CDS encoding SRPBCC family protein, whose translation is MTRAGWALGGVGLGAGLMYWADPRSGGGRRAHVREKARHMLYGAADALEVVARDMEHRARGLYFKLQGRLQEEQVDDVTLEARVRSALGRVCSHPGAIRVACRHGQVELEGTILASEVKRVLARVRSVRGVREIDDDLEPHTQAGNHPDLQGGVSRPGERPELLQHHWSPTARFLASLGGLGMIGYGLSRRGVLRPALAGAGLLLGLRSLTNLDLKHLTGVGAGRMALSFQKDITVNAPVNEVFAFWQAMHNFPRFMSHVEDVWMSQDGRSHWRVRGPAGIIFEWEAITTRIEPGRLLSWRSVEGAMVENEGTIRFEDAGRGRTRLDIRLSYNPPAGIIGHAFAKLLGADPKKQMDDDLLRLKSLLELGKATGHEHVKRDELVPGRGVEAWVY
- a CDS encoding ribbon-helix-helix domain-containing protein, which translates into the protein MQDGNMSPLSADTSSAAPLDTGDRRASPEAEVVSTHVLVGEEQVQKLRELSRRTRIAQSEYLREAVEDLLAKYGRNGGEP
- a CDS encoding lysylphosphatidylglycerol synthase transmembrane domain-containing protein, whose protein sequence is MKRALKLVASLLVTLLFTWWAFRDTDVQSQWASLRSADYSYVLPYLGILTLIHICRTLRWGCLLSGMERVPFRPLNEASGIGFMMLLVLPFRLGEFARPFLIAQRSSIRRSAAMTSVVLERITDGLLVATLLRVLLFFIPGETAEIRYVKLGSTLMFAVFGGGLAFLLFARWQHDRAVNLVRITVGRFLPGVAHKMADIVDGFVGAMRQLPSARQLTFFFLLTLVYWGLNGAGMALLSRAFGCVGADAACQPMSLSLFQAYVVMTVLVVGLMIPAAPGMMGTFQAATKVGLSLFLPAAVVNNSGLAYANVVWLCQTVQQIGFGLILLSIGHMSFKDIATKLDKEGEASAPVA
- a CDS encoding tyrosine-protein phosphatase; translated protein: MSGWVDLHCHLLPGVDDGAKTLEDSLEMARALVDLGFSAVAPSPHARPEYAPPEVIESRLVELRAALERERIPLTLGRNAENVLDDAFLRGLGTPAARMLGAGRYVLVELPYTTPVPPLLDILFRIRTKGVTPVLAHPERCLEFERKGRAAEAVRSGALLQLDVGALTGRYGGTARKLARAFLEDGLYALGATDLHAPVGARDWVGRALAELRSRAGEQAFARLMRGNPARLLAGETLESEGD
- a CDS encoding DNA gyrase inhibitor YacG yields the protein MSHSVCPICQKPVAPRAENVSYPFCSRRCRAVDLGRWLGEEYRVPERLTDEREDELPPEHPDRRSDA